AATTGTTGAAGGACAGTGGGATGATGTAATGGATTTAATTAAGAAATGCAGGGATATAATGATGGAGCAATTTGAAAGAGTGATAATTGACATAAAGATTGATGACAGAAAGGGAGCTACAGGAAGAATTGAGGGAAAAGTAAAGTCTGTTGAAGAAAAACTTGGAAGGACTCTTAAAAAATGAATATTGAAAAAATTTATGTTGCCATAGACTTTAAAACACTCACAAATAGTGTTCTTTCT
This is a stretch of genomic DNA from Spirochaetota bacterium. It encodes these proteins:
- a CDS encoding MTH1187 family thiamine-binding protein, with the protein product MIVEFSIVPIGSDVSISEHVAKVIKIVDESGLPYRFHSMGTIVEGQWDDVMDLIKKCRDIMMEQFERVIIDIKIDDRKGATGRIEGKVKSVEEKLGRTLKK